CCCGCGACCCGTCCGACCCCAGAGATACCGAAGACCGCGTTGCCGTGTGGGTGCAAGTGGAACTGCCCGACGGGTTGGTGGAATTTTGCGTCACCCACTTGTCCCTGTCGCGTGTCGCCCGCGAACGCAGCGTCGCCCAACTGATACAGTGGCTATGGCAACGCAGCGACCGACCCAAGATTTTGGTCGGCGACTTCAACGACACGCCCGACGCGCCACCGCTGCGGCTGCTGCGCGGCGCCCGACCACCTTTCGCCGATGCGTGGCAACTGGGACGCGGGGACGCCGATGGGTTCACTTTCCCCAGCCACGCCCCGCAGCACCGCATTGACTATGTGCTATTGGCGCCCTCGGACGCTTTCACCGTGGACGAAATCCGTCTCGTCGGTGACGCCCCTGATGCCGACGGCACCTATCCATCCGACCATTTGGGCATTGTCGCCGTCTTGCGCCTTAACGGTCCTAAACGGCACGGATAGCGAAAGTGCGGCACATTTATGAGCGGTAGCGATAAGCGAAGGAGGGAGCCATTTTGGCGGAGTTGCGGTTTCCCGATGCATTGCTTTATTCACCGACGCACGAGTGGGTGCGCGTGGAAAACGACCGCGCTGTCATCGGCATCACCGATTACGCCCAAAGCGAACTGGGCGATGTCACCTACCTTGAGTTGCCTAAAATCGGCGATCGCGTTCAAGCGGGGCAACCCTTTGGCGTGATTGAGTCGGTTAAAGCCGACGAAGAATTGTTTGCACCCGTTTCGGGCACCGTCGCTGCCGTCAATCAAAACGCTATTGACCATCCCGAAATCATCAACGATGACCCTTACGGCGATGGCTGGCTCATCGTCGTGGAGATGAGCGACCCTGACGAACTCAAATCGCTGATGAGCGCCGAACAGTATCGGCGCATGTTGGAGCAGGAGGGGCGATTATGAGCGAGCGACGCTATTTCCCCTACTTGCCCAACACAGACGATGACCGCGCTGAAATGCTGCGCGCCATCGGTGCAAAAAGCGTTGACGATCTGTTCGCCGATATTCCCGCTGAGTTGCGAGAGAAAGCGACACTCAATTTACCTCCTGCATTGAGCGAACCGGAACTGATGCGTCACCTTCGTTCCCTCGCCGCTCAAAACATACCGCTCGGTGAGTTACAAGATGATCTTGTCCCTCGTCCCCCGTCCCTCGTCCCGTTTCTCGGCGCTGGCATTTACGACCACTACATCCCTTCTGCCGTCCAGCACATCACCAGTCGCAACGAATTCTACACCGCCTACACGCCCTACCAAGCGGAAGCGTCGCAAGGGACGCTGCAAGCGACTTTTGAGTATCAGTCGCTTATTTGTGACTTGACAGGCATGGAAGTATCCAACGCGTCGCTTTACGATGGCGCTTCTGCTTTGGCGGAAGCGGTTCTGATGGCGCACAGCATTAACGGGCGGCAGAAAGTTCTTTTGCCCAAGACACTGCACCCCCATTGGACACAAGTTATCAAGACCTACGCTGCGGGCATGAAACTTCAATTCGTTGAAGTGCCTTATTTGCCTGATGTAGGTGTGTCCGATGTTGAATTTGTGCGGAAGCAATGTGACGATCAAACTTGTTGTGTTATCGTTCAGCACCCGAACTTTTTCGGTTGCCTTGAACCTGTGAACGAATTGGAAACGATGGCGCACCGAGTTGGCGCATTGTTCATCGTCGCTTTTGATCCCATCAGTTTGGGAGTGCTGAAACCACCTGGCGAATACAACGCCGACATTGCTGTCGCTGAGGGGCAGAGTTTGGGTTTGCCACCGAGTTTCGGTGGACCGCTTCTGGGGATTTTCACTTGCAAAAAGGAGTTCATCCGCAAAATGCCCGGGCGACTGGTCGGCGAAACGGTGGATGCGAAAGGGCAGCGAGGGTTCGTCCTGACTTTGCAAGTTCGCGAGCAACACATAAGACGCGAGCGGGCAACCAGCAACATTTGCACGAACCAAGCCTTGTGTGCCATCACCGCTGCAGCCTACCTAGCCTTGATGGGCAAACAGGGCATTCGTCAAGTGGCAGAACTTTGCACGCAGAAAGCCCATTACCTCGCAGAGCAACTTCAAAACATCGGCATACCGCTCCTGTTCAACGCCCCATTTTTCAAAGAATTCGCCGTCAAGTTGCCTGTTGATCCCAAACAACTCAACAAGTCCCTCATCAGCAAAGGCTTTCTCGGTGGCTTACCGTTGCGTCGCTATTACCCCGAACTTGAAAATGGCTGGCTTCTCGCCGTCACAGAAAAACGCACAAAAACCGAAATGGATGCCTTCGTTCAAGCGGTGAAAGCATTCAAGTTGGGGTAGACGATAATTCTGCCTGCGGTTGAATGATGGGATTTGGTCGGAGGGCGGCTCTCCTGAGCCGCCGAAAAAGAGAGAAATCGGCGCGTCAGGAGACGCGCCCTCCGAACGGCAACGGTGCTTCTCGGGGAGTGGCTCTTCGGAGGACGGCTCTCTTGAGCCGCCGAAAAAGAGAGAAATCGGCGCGTCGGGAGACGCGCCCTCCGAGGCGCTGCCGAGGTGAAACGGGATGTTGTGGGTGTTGCTTGTGGCATTGGCTCAAGTTGTAGGTGAAGGACAGCAAGGGTGGCAGCCCAATCCTGAACTTGTCAAAAAAACTCAGCGAAAGGAGACCAGATGTCATCTACGATGAGGCAAAAGTCCTATCCTACACGCTCCCTGATCCACTCATTTGCCTTGACGGGACAAAAGTGACGACACCCGAACTTTGGCGAACCAAACGAAGACCCGAAATTCTTGAGTTGTTCCGAACCCACATGTATGGCAGAGCGCCCATCGGCAAACCTGCGGGCATGACCTTTGAGGTCTTTGATCTTGACAGAAATGCGCTGAATGGTAAAGCAACTCGCAAGCAAGTTCGCATCTTGTTCACAGGTAAACCTGACGGACCGAACATGGATTTGCTGATTTACTTGCCCAACGATGTCAAGCGCCCCGTGCCTGTTTTCCTGCTGCTGAACTTTTTCGGCAACCACGCAATCGCTGATGATCCTGCCATTCGCCTCAAACCGATTTGGTGGGGGAGTTGGCGGTTCACGCCTCCCGCGTTAATGAGGGGCAAAGACC
The DNA window shown above is from bacterium HR17 and carries:
- the gcvH gene encoding Glycine cleavage system H protein codes for the protein MAELRFPDALLYSPTHEWVRVENDRAVIGITDYAQSELGDVTYLELPKIGDRVQAGQPFGVIESVKADEELFAPVSGTVAAVNQNAIDHPEIINDDPYGDGWLIVVEMSDPDELKSLMSAEQYRRMLEQEGRL
- the gcvPA gene encoding putative glycine dehydrogenase (decarboxylating) subunit 1; this encodes MSERRYFPYLPNTDDDRAEMLRAIGAKSVDDLFADIPAELREKATLNLPPALSEPELMRHLRSLAAQNIPLGELQDDLVPRPPSLVPFLGAGIYDHYIPSAVQHITSRNEFYTAYTPYQAEASQGTLQATFEYQSLICDLTGMEVSNASLYDGASALAEAVLMAHSINGRQKVLLPKTLHPHWTQVIKTYAAGMKLQFVEVPYLPDVGVSDVEFVRKQCDDQTCCVIVQHPNFFGCLEPVNELETMAHRVGALFIVAFDPISLGVLKPPGEYNADIAVAEGQSLGLPPSFGGPLLGIFTCKKEFIRKMPGRLVGETVDAKGQRGFVLTLQVREQHIRRERATSNICTNQALCAITAAAYLALMGKQGIRQVAELCTQKAHYLAEQLQNIGIPLLFNAPFFKEFAVKLPVDPKQLNKSLISKGFLGGLPLRRYYPELENGWLLAVTEKRTKTEMDAFVQAVKAFKLG